A portion of the Stigmatella aurantiaca DW4/3-1 genome contains these proteins:
- a CDS encoding DoxX family protein — MQGQRGVVGWTLVRIVFGLSLALGHGLPKVTGNMAGFAEGVAKLGFPFPLVFAWAAALSELLGGLLVAVGLFTRPAATLGAFTLAVALYRHRVDPFGTMEKALLFFSVMVAVVLAGPGPWSLDAKVRRRL; from the coding sequence ATGCAGGGTCAGCGAGGGGTTGTGGGGTGGACGCTCGTGCGGATCGTCTTCGGGCTGTCGCTCGCGCTGGGGCACGGGCTGCCAAAGGTGACGGGCAACATGGCGGGCTTCGCCGAGGGGGTGGCAAAGCTGGGCTTCCCCTTCCCGCTCGTCTTCGCCTGGGCCGCGGCGCTCTCGGAGTTGCTGGGCGGATTGCTGGTCGCGGTGGGGCTCTTCACGCGGCCCGCGGCCACCCTGGGGGCCTTCACCCTGGCGGTCGCGCTCTACCGCCACCGCGTGGACCCCTTTGGCACGATGGAGAAGGCCCTGCTCTTCTTCTCGGTGATGGTGGCCGTGGTGCTGGCCGGTCCCGGGCCCTGGAGCCTGGACGCCAAGGTGCGCCGGCGGCTCTGA